In Macadamia integrifolia cultivar HAES 741 chromosome 5, SCU_Mint_v3, whole genome shotgun sequence, a single window of DNA contains:
- the LOC122080316 gene encoding uncharacterized protein LOC122080316, translated as MMSEPSSRPSGAPEAQGELAIQGQTLENQIVERIPSSSDPQIQEWETRARAWLSTLPKRRSVMMSEMEAWVDSNQVTLPPQLISLPRPQLYQRILSIHKIMRQSNQAMEANRVEPLASRFQRTDQWIPVYSWLESLETKEVVKSKEIDEWLSKNPKVKEQLYARHSRYHLMHYVQKCHLKMLKRRQKQKGIQYSTPTSQVKIQDNVVTTAVPLSGMASCLCYMLLFDSPNNCEI; from the exons ATGATGTCGGAGCCATCTTCCCGTCCATCCGGTGCTCCAGAAGCACAGGGAGAGCTGGCAATTCAAGGCCAAACCCTAGAAAACCAGATCGTAGAACGGATCCCCAGTTCCTCTGATCCTCAGATTCAAGAATGGGAGACCAGAGCTCGAGCTTGGCTCTCTACGTTGCCGAAGCGAAGGAGCGTGATGATGAGCGAGATGGAAGCTTGGGTTGATTCTAATCAGGTCACTCTACCTCCACAACTTATATCATTGCCCCGACCACAGCTCTATCAGCGCATTCTATCCATTCACAAGATCATGCGACAGTCCAACCAG GCAATGGAAGCTAATCGGGTTGAGCCTCTGGCAAGTCGTTTTCAACGCACAGATCAATGGATTCCAGTATATTCCTGGCTAGAATCATTGGAAACAAAGGAGGTAgtcaaatctaaagaaattgATGAATGGCTATCAAAAAATCCAAAGGTCAAGGAGCAGTTGTATGCAAGACATTCTCGTTATCATTTGATGCACTACGTTCAGAAATGCCATTTAAAGATGTTGAAGAGACGGCAGAAGCAGAAG GGAATCCAATACTCAACCCCAACATCTCAAGTGAAGATTCAGGACAATGTGGTGACAACAGCAGTTCCTCTCTCTGGTATGGCTAGTTGTCTGTGCTATATGTTACTGTTTGATAGTCCTAACAATTGTGAAATCTAA
- the LOC122078781 gene encoding transcription and mRNA export factor ENY2-like yields the protein MRASINRPPTPDAEEDQEKELTLQEIINIKLIESGEKERLKELLRERLIECGWRDEMKALCRAFTKKKGRNNVTVDDLVHVITPKGRASVPDSVKAELLQRIRTFLVSAAL from the exons AT GAGGGCTTCTATCAATCGTCCACCAACACCAGACGCAGAGGAAGACCAAGAAAAAGAACTAACCCTTCAAGAGATCATCAACATCAAA TTAATTGAGAGCGGGGAAAAAGAACGATTGAAGGAGCTTCTGAGGGAAAGGCTTATCGAATGTGGATGGAGAGATGAAATGAAAGCTCTTtgcag AGCATTTactaagaagaaaggaaggaataaTGTTACTGTGGATGACCTTGTACATGTAATAACCCCTAAGGGCAGAG cCTCAGTTCCTGATTCTGTAAAGGCTGAACTGTTGCAGCGCATCCGAACTTTTCTAGTGTCAGCAGCTCTGTGA